The following proteins come from a genomic window of Streptomyces sp. NBC_01716:
- a CDS encoding chaplin, with translation MSRIAKAAAVLAGTGAVLAGGAGIAAADAGAEAAAVGSPGVLSGNLLQVPVHVPVNLCGNTVDVIGLLNPAFGNTCVNADGGKKHDGGGYGH, from the coding sequence ATGTCGCGTATCGCGAAGGCAGCTGCTGTTCTCGCCGGCACGGGCGCCGTGCTGGCCGGCGGTGCCGGTATTGCCGCTGCCGACGCCGGCGCCGAGGCCGCGGCCGTCGGTTCGCCCGGCGTCCTTTCCGGCAACCTGCTCCAGGTGCCTGTGCACGTCCCGGTCAACCTCTGCGGCAACACCGTCGACGTGATCGGCCTGCTGAACCCGGCGTTCGGCAACACCTGCGTCAACGCCGACGGCGGCAAGAAGCACGATGGCGGCGGCTACGGCCACTGA
- a CDS encoding MDR family MFS transporter produces MTNRQILQAMSGLMAGMFVAILAGTVVANALPRIIADLGASQSAYTWVVTSELLAMTATVPLWGKLSDLYNKKLLLQLSLGMFVVGSLLAGFSQGVELLIFSRVMQGIGAGGLTALAQVVMAAVIPPRRLGKYAGMFGAVFAVGTVAGPLVGGVMVDTSWLGWRWCFFIGVPFALLAIALLQRTLHLPTARRDVKIDYLGAFLIVAGVSAILIWTSLAGNQFDWASWQTAALTGGGVLLLVAAVYVEARVPEPVIPLTIFRNRTVTLTTIASLLVGVAMFGGTVFLSQYFQIALGKSPTVAGLMGLPMILGLLVSSTVAGQIISATGKWKVYLIAGGITMTAGLAMLSTIDANTGFGLLSLYMAVLGIGVGLLMQNLVLAAQNDVPAAELGAATSVLSFFRSMGGTIGTSVLGAILANRVASELAKSLGTEGTASGGSSDSVPDVTKLPAPMREIVEHAYGLATADLFLVAAPFALLSLVVVLFIKEKPLKTTSGMERLAEEAKQAVADGDKPSSPAPVS; encoded by the coding sequence ATGACCAACCGACAGATCCTCCAGGCCATGTCGGGACTTATGGCCGGCATGTTCGTCGCCATCCTGGCGGGCACCGTGGTGGCCAACGCGCTGCCACGCATCATCGCCGACCTGGGCGCCAGCCAGTCCGCGTACACCTGGGTCGTCACGTCCGAACTGCTCGCGATGACCGCGACGGTGCCTCTGTGGGGCAAGCTCTCCGACCTCTACAACAAGAAGCTGCTCCTCCAGCTCTCGCTCGGCATGTTCGTCGTCGGCTCGCTGCTGGCCGGCTTCTCGCAGGGCGTCGAACTGCTCATCTTCAGCCGGGTGATGCAGGGCATCGGCGCCGGCGGTCTGACCGCGCTCGCACAGGTCGTGATGGCGGCCGTGATCCCGCCGCGCCGGCTGGGCAAGTACGCCGGCATGTTCGGCGCGGTGTTCGCCGTCGGCACCGTCGCGGGACCGCTGGTCGGTGGTGTCATGGTCGACACCTCGTGGCTCGGCTGGCGCTGGTGCTTCTTCATCGGTGTGCCGTTCGCGCTGCTGGCGATCGCGCTGCTCCAGCGCACGCTGCACCTGCCCACCGCCCGCAGGGACGTGAAGATCGACTACCTGGGCGCGTTCCTGATCGTCGCCGGTGTCTCGGCGATCCTCATCTGGACCTCCCTGGCGGGCAACCAGTTCGACTGGGCGTCCTGGCAGACGGCCGCGCTGACCGGCGGTGGTGTGCTGCTGCTCGTCGCCGCGGTCTATGTGGAGGCGCGGGTGCCCGAACCGGTCATCCCGCTCACCATCTTCCGCAACCGCACCGTCACGCTGACCACGATCGCGAGCCTGCTCGTCGGTGTCGCGATGTTCGGCGGCACCGTCTTCCTGTCCCAGTACTTCCAGATCGCCCTCGGCAAGTCGCCCACCGTGGCGGGGCTGATGGGTCTGCCGATGATCCTGGGTCTGCTCGTGTCGTCCACCGTCGCGGGCCAGATCATCAGCGCCACCGGCAAGTGGAAGGTGTATCTGATCGCGGGCGGCATCACCATGACCGCCGGTCTGGCCATGCTGTCGACCATCGACGCCAACACCGGCTTCGGGCTGCTCAGCCTTTACATGGCCGTGCTCGGAATCGGCGTCGGTCTGCTGATGCAGAATCTGGTCCTCGCGGCCCAGAACGACGTCCCCGCCGCGGAGTTGGGCGCCGCCACCTCCGTACTGTCGTTCTTCCGCAGCATGGGCGGCACGATCGGCACCAGCGTCCTGGGGGCGATTCTCGCCAACCGGGTGGCATCCGAACTGGCCAAGAGCCTGGGCACGGAGGGGACGGCGTCCGGCGGATCGAGCGATTCCGTGCCGGACGTGACAAAGCTCCCGGCGCCGATGCGGGAGATCGTCGAGCACGCGTACGGTCTGGCGACGGCGGACCTGTTCCTGGTGGCCGCCCCGTTCGCGCTGCTCTCGCTGGTGGTCGTGCTGTTCATCAAGGAGAAGCCGCTGAAGACGACCAGCGGAATGGAACGGCTCGCCGAGGAGGCCAAGCAGGCGGTGGCGGACGGCGACAAGCCGTCGTCGCCGGCGCCCGTGAGCTGA
- a CDS encoding phosphodiester glycosidase family protein, with the protein MGPGIARRSVVLLAAVTALTAGAISPAVADSTPDPRPRNAAEVLRPVAPPPASRPVGAPRSVVDGDGIETARSSRPVAPGVSLTSYDRLESDKWLRVDSLSVDLDRGGVRADYLSSGKVADRRSVSELAAGHDAGKGRRTVAAINADFFDINETGAPQGPGIKDGALTQSPAAGANRAVGIGPGNAGRVLELYFDGTLTLPGGPHPLAAYNAANVPAGGIGAYNAAWGQANRALTVDTATPVAEVAVRDGKVVTVADKPGTGPIEPGTTLLVGREAGAVQLKALRPGDPVTMEYSPRTNGGPLPRTAVGGRELLVVDGVAQNHEGQGNNTAAPRTAVGFSKDGSEMRVITVDGRQADSGGVTLTELAVMMKDAGAYNALNLDGGGSSTLVAREPGSDTLQVENAPSDGSERTVPNGLALTAPDGSGRLDGFWVETRTPAAAAPGDDPVKGGHPERVFPGLTRALTAAGHDETYGPAKGDPRWRTERPSVGRVDDDGLFTARHSGTTEVLAERGRAGGSIELTVLDDLARIRPTTARVGLADGGATGTFGIVGLDEHGASAPVEPRDVELTYDRALFAIADDGKGSFTVTSRTGAGAGLVTAKADGVTTALAVSVGLEEQQVSAFDDAASWKFSHARAAGSVAATPEGQTGTGLTLTYDFGLSTATRAAYASPPQQITVPGQPQSFKMWIKGDGNGAWPTLHLKDAAGSDQLLRGPYVTWTGWRQVTFAVPQGAAMPLSVFRFYLAETAADKQYTGEIVIDGLTAQVPPTVDVPEQRPAADPLIDPAAETEGRDWQFAVMSDAQFVAREPDSAIVLQARRTLREIKAAKPDFLVVNGDLVDEGSPADLAFARQVLTEELGDELPWYYVPGNHEVMGGKIDNFVGEFGPAQRVFDHGGTRFVTLDTSSLSLRGGGYAQIKALRAQLDAAADDSRVSSVMVIEHVPPRDPTVQKGSRLGDRKEAALLENWLADFRRSTGKGAGFIGSHVGVFNASRVDGVPYLINGNSGKNPAAPADEGGFTGWSLVGVDKVSRSEQSEARRKPWEGGPDWVSVQTRAHTDALALDAPGTLAPGDEAAVGATVTQGARKVPVGFPMSADWSGSPNVHIGDPDKANRRDVAAFDPATGTLTALRRGSATLAVTVNGVTERGEIRIAAGRTAAGGAAERPAA; encoded by the coding sequence GTGGGTCCAGGCATTGCCCGCCGATCCGTCGTGCTGCTCGCGGCGGTCACCGCACTGACGGCCGGAGCCATCAGCCCCGCCGTCGCCGACTCCACCCCCGACCCCCGGCCCCGCAACGCCGCCGAGGTGCTGCGGCCCGTCGCGCCACCACCGGCCAGCAGACCGGTGGGCGCGCCCAGATCCGTCGTGGACGGCGACGGCATCGAGACCGCGCGCAGTTCCCGGCCCGTCGCGCCGGGCGTGAGCCTCACCTCGTACGACCGGCTCGAATCCGACAAATGGCTGCGCGTCGACTCGCTCTCGGTCGACCTCGACCGCGGCGGCGTCCGGGCCGACTACCTCTCCTCGGGCAAGGTCGCGGACCGCCGCAGCGTCTCCGAGCTCGCCGCCGGACACGACGCGGGCAAGGGCCGCCGCACCGTCGCGGCCATCAACGCCGACTTCTTCGACATCAACGAGACCGGCGCGCCGCAGGGCCCCGGCATCAAGGACGGCGCGCTCACCCAGTCGCCCGCCGCCGGTGCCAACCGGGCCGTCGGTATCGGCCCCGGGAACGCAGGCCGCGTCCTGGAGCTGTACTTCGACGGCACCCTCACGCTGCCCGGCGGACCGCACCCCCTCGCCGCGTACAACGCCGCCAACGTGCCCGCCGGCGGCATCGGCGCGTACAACGCGGCCTGGGGCCAGGCCAACCGCGCGCTCACCGTGGACACGGCGACACCGGTCGCCGAGGTCGCCGTACGGGACGGCAAGGTCGTCACCGTCGCCGACAAGCCCGGCACCGGGCCGATCGAGCCCGGCACCACTCTCCTGGTCGGGCGGGAGGCCGGAGCCGTACAGCTCAAGGCGCTGCGCCCCGGCGACCCCGTGACCATGGAGTACAGCCCGCGCACCAACGGCGGCCCCCTGCCCCGTACCGCGGTCGGCGGACGTGAACTCCTCGTCGTCGACGGAGTGGCGCAGAATCACGAGGGCCAGGGCAACAACACCGCCGCGCCCCGCACCGCCGTCGGATTCTCCAAGGACGGCAGCGAGATGCGCGTGATCACCGTCGACGGCCGGCAGGCCGACAGCGGCGGTGTCACGCTCACCGAGCTCGCCGTGATGATGAAGGACGCCGGCGCGTACAACGCGCTCAACCTCGACGGCGGCGGCTCCTCGACACTCGTCGCCCGTGAACCCGGCAGCGACACCCTCCAGGTGGAGAACGCCCCGTCGGACGGCAGCGAGCGCACCGTGCCCAACGGCCTCGCCCTCACCGCGCCCGACGGCAGCGGACGCCTCGACGGCTTCTGGGTCGAGACCCGTACGCCCGCCGCAGCCGCGCCCGGCGACGACCCCGTCAAGGGCGGCCACCCCGAGCGTGTCTTCCCCGGACTGACCCGCGCCCTCACGGCGGCCGGCCACGACGAGACGTACGGCCCCGCGAAGGGCGACCCGCGCTGGCGGACCGAACGGCCCTCGGTCGGCCGGGTCGATGACGACGGGCTGTTCACCGCCCGCCACAGCGGCACCACCGAGGTCCTCGCGGAACGCGGACGCGCCGGCGGATCCATCGAGTTGACGGTCCTCGACGACCTCGCGCGGATCCGGCCGACCACCGCGCGCGTCGGCCTCGCCGACGGCGGGGCGACCGGCACCTTCGGCATCGTCGGCCTCGATGAGCACGGCGCCTCCGCGCCCGTGGAGCCGCGCGATGTGGAACTCACCTACGACCGCGCCCTCTTCGCCATCGCCGACGACGGCAAGGGCTCCTTCACCGTCACCTCCAGGACCGGCGCCGGCGCGGGACTCGTCACGGCGAAGGCCGACGGCGTCACCACCGCACTCGCGGTGAGCGTCGGACTCGAAGAGCAGCAGGTCTCGGCCTTCGACGACGCCGCGAGCTGGAAGTTCAGCCACGCCCGCGCCGCCGGTTCGGTCGCGGCAACACCCGAGGGCCAGACCGGTACCGGTCTGACGCTCACGTACGACTTCGGACTCTCGACGGCCACCCGCGCCGCGTACGCGAGCCCGCCCCAGCAGATCACCGTGCCCGGCCAGCCGCAGTCCTTCAAGATGTGGATCAAGGGCGACGGCAACGGTGCCTGGCCGACGCTGCACCTCAAGGACGCGGCCGGATCCGACCAGCTGCTCCGCGGGCCGTACGTCACCTGGACCGGCTGGCGGCAGGTGACCTTCGCGGTGCCGCAGGGGGCCGCGATGCCGCTGTCCGTGTTCCGCTTCTATCTCGCGGAGACCGCGGCCGACAAGCAGTACACGGGAGAGATCGTCATCGACGGGCTGACGGCCCAGGTGCCACCCACGGTCGACGTGCCCGAACAGCGCCCCGCCGCCGACCCGTTGATCGACCCGGCCGCCGAGACCGAGGGCCGGGACTGGCAGTTCGCCGTGATGTCCGACGCGCAGTTCGTCGCCCGCGAGCCGGACAGCGCGATCGTGTTGCAGGCGCGGCGCACGCTGCGTGAGATCAAGGCGGCGAAGCCCGACTTCCTCGTCGTCAACGGCGACCTGGTGGACGAGGGCTCGCCCGCGGACCTCGCCTTCGCACGGCAGGTGCTCACGGAGGAGCTGGGCGACGAACTGCCCTGGTACTACGTGCCCGGCAACCACGAGGTGATGGGCGGGAAGATCGACAACTTCGTCGGCGAATTCGGCCCCGCGCAACGGGTGTTCGACCACGGCGGCACGCGCTTCGTCACACTCGACACCTCCAGCCTCTCCCTGCGTGGCGGCGGCTACGCCCAGATCAAGGCCCTGCGCGCCCAGTTGGACGCGGCGGCCGACGACTCGCGCGTCAGCTCCGTGATGGTCATCGAGCATGTGCCGCCGCGCGACCCGACCGTGCAGAAGGGCAGCCGGCTCGGCGACCGCAAGGAGGCCGCTCTGCTGGAGAACTGGCTCGCCGACTTCCGCCGTTCGACCGGCAAGGGCGCCGGCTTCATCGGCAGCCATGTCGGGGTCTTCAACGCCTCACGCGTCGACGGCGTTCCGTATCTGATCAACGGCAACTCCGGGAAGAACCCGGCGGCCCCGGCCGACGAGGGCGGCTTCACCGGCTGGTCGCTCGTCGGCGTCGACAAGGTCTCCAGGAGCGAGCAGTCCGAGGCGCGGCGCAAGCCGTGGGAGGGCGGGCCCGACTGGGTCTCCGTACAGACGCGTGCGCACACCGACGCGCTGGCGCTCGACGCGCCAGGGACACTGGCGCCCGGCGACGAGGCGGCGGTCGGGGCGACCGTCACGCAGGGGGCCAGGAAAGTGCCGGTCGGCTTCCCCATGAGCGCGGATTGGTCGGGCTCACCGAACGTGCACATCGGTGACCCGGACAAGGCCAACCGCCGTGACGTGGCGGCGTTCGACCCGGCCACCGGGACGCTCACCGCGCTGCGGCGCGGCTCGGCCACGCTCGCGGTGACGGTCAACGGCGTGACGGAACGCGGCGAGATCCGGATCGCGGCAGGCAGGACGGCAGCGGGCGGGGCGGCGGAGAGGCCCGCCGCGTAA
- a CDS encoding fatty acid desaturase family protein, whose amino-acid sequence MSVNTASTVDDSAVLEPGADFAGEAANQACRETGSDFARLSKKIMAAGLMRRRPWYYTLRLGIVTALFAGGWVAFALVGDSWWTLAVAAFLAVVFGQVALVAHDVGHRQVFRLRKASVRAGKIAGNLAIGMGYGWWQDKHSRHHANPNHEELDPDVVPDILVWTQGQAKDAKGLPRLIGRSQAFLFFPLLTLEGFNLHVAGVRALANRSLKQRTSEGVLLFTHFAVYLGALFVVLPPGKAIAFLAVHQCLFGLYLGSIFAPNHKGMPTLSGDDRPDFLRRQVLTSRNVRGGWFTDIALGGLNYQIEHHLFPNMPSPQLREAQPIVRQHCEELGISYLETSLITSYSQALRSLHHAGAPIRAGATASGPNLS is encoded by the coding sequence ATGTCAGTCAACACCGCCAGTACCGTGGATGATTCCGCGGTACTGGAACCAGGCGCCGATTTCGCGGGTGAGGCCGCGAATCAGGCGTGCAGGGAAACGGGCAGCGATTTCGCGCGCCTCTCCAAGAAGATCATGGCCGCCGGTCTGATGCGACGGCGCCCCTGGTACTACACCCTGCGCCTGGGCATCGTCACCGCTCTGTTCGCCGGCGGCTGGGTCGCCTTCGCGCTCGTCGGCGACAGCTGGTGGACGCTCGCCGTCGCCGCCTTCCTCGCCGTCGTCTTCGGCCAAGTCGCGCTCGTCGCCCACGATGTGGGCCACCGTCAGGTCTTCCGGCTGCGCAAGGCCAGCGTGCGGGCCGGCAAGATCGCCGGGAACCTGGCCATCGGCATGGGCTACGGCTGGTGGCAGGACAAGCACTCCAGGCACCATGCCAACCCCAACCACGAGGAGTTGGACCCGGACGTGGTCCCCGACATCCTCGTATGGACACAGGGGCAGGCCAAGGATGCCAAGGGGCTTCCCCGCCTCATCGGGCGTTCGCAGGCTTTCCTGTTCTTCCCGCTCCTCACCCTTGAGGGCTTCAACCTGCATGTCGCCGGCGTACGCGCGCTGGCCAACCGCTCGCTGAAGCAGCGGACTTCGGAGGGCGTCCTGCTCTTCACGCACTTCGCGGTCTACCTCGGAGCGCTGTTCGTCGTGCTGCCGCCCGGCAAGGCGATCGCCTTCCTCGCCGTCCACCAGTGCCTCTTCGGTCTCTACCTGGGCTCGATCTTCGCGCCCAACCACAAGGGAATGCCCACCCTGTCCGGCGACGACCGCCCGGACTTCCTCCGGCGCCAGGTGCTCACCTCCCGCAATGTGCGCGGCGGTTGGTTCACCGACATCGCCCTCGGCGGGCTCAACTACCAGATCGAGCACCACCTGTTCCCGAACATGCCGTCCCCGCAGCTGCGCGAGGCGCAGCCGATCGTCCGGCAGCACTGCGAGGAGCTGGGCATCAGCTATCTGGAGACCAGCCTGATCACCTCGTACAGCCAGGCCCTGCGCAGCCTGCACCACGCGGGCGCCCCGATCAGGGCGGGGGCTACGGCGTCGGGTCCGAACCTGTCGTGA
- a CDS encoding TetR/AcrR family transcriptional regulator, which translates to MTTGPAAASGEGTDPGAAPGPDLTADDAADGADGADPGTGRFAILRAARRAFTQRPYAEVTMRGIAADAGVSASLIVKRFGTKERLFNTVADFGPAADRLFAAPPPELGRHLVLTIVRLRRENLSDPLLRVVFSLGNMDERTLLRERFREQVTARLAGLIDGPRRELRAELITGQLLGLGATLSLHRPGAGELATAEELADLYAPALQLLITGHLTSSDGARQADGPGGSDR; encoded by the coding sequence ATGACGACCGGACCTGCCGCCGCGTCCGGGGAGGGGACGGACCCCGGCGCGGCCCCCGGCCCGGACCTCACGGCGGACGACGCAGCGGACGGCGCGGACGGCGCCGACCCGGGCACCGGGCGTTTCGCGATTCTGCGGGCAGCCCGCCGCGCCTTCACCCAGCGCCCGTACGCCGAGGTGACCATGCGCGGCATCGCCGCCGACGCCGGTGTCAGCGCCTCGCTCATCGTCAAGCGCTTCGGTACCAAGGAACGGCTCTTCAACACCGTCGCCGACTTCGGCCCGGCCGCCGACAGACTTTTCGCCGCCCCGCCCCCGGAGCTCGGCCGGCACCTCGTGCTGACCATCGTCCGGCTGCGGCGCGAGAACCTCTCCGACCCCCTCCTCCGCGTCGTCTTCTCCCTCGGCAACATGGACGAGCGGACCCTGCTGCGGGAGCGCTTCCGTGAGCAGGTCACCGCCCGGCTGGCCGGTCTCATCGACGGGCCGCGGCGTGAGCTGAGGGCGGAGCTGATCACCGGTCAGCTCCTCGGGCTCGGCGCGACCCTCAGCCTCCACCGCCCCGGCGCCGGCGAACTGGCCACCGCCGAAGAGCTGGCGGACCTGTACGCTCCCGCCCTCCAGCTGCTGATCACCGGGCACCTCACCTCCTCGGACGGCGCCCGTCAGGCCGACGGACCCGGCGGATCCGACCGCTGA
- a CDS encoding TetR family transcriptional regulator, whose amino-acid sequence MQSVTTKGPRAGLRERKKQATRAALAEAAVRLAAEHGAENVTVEAISNAAGVSPRTFFNYFDSHDDAFVMADPDIGKRIRRAIRDAPAELSPLEAVREAMAGELADLERQHEFWSLRAKVLQKSPHLLARGLGLHMAEERDMARTIACRLGPSAGTDITAGTDTSAGTEAGTPTGAGAEAKPCDDADIELYPRLLAAVAGTAVRVAIEHWYAHSPPLTFPDIFRDVFTHLSAGLPQPAPQTDDRPSDGRSTES is encoded by the coding sequence ATGCAAAGTGTGACGACCAAGGGTCCCCGGGCAGGTCTCCGGGAGCGCAAGAAACAGGCCACGCGCGCGGCGCTGGCCGAGGCAGCCGTACGCCTGGCCGCCGAGCACGGGGCGGAGAACGTCACCGTCGAGGCCATCAGCAACGCCGCCGGTGTCTCCCCGCGGACGTTCTTCAACTACTTCGACAGCCACGACGACGCGTTCGTCATGGCGGATCCCGACATCGGGAAACGCATCCGGCGTGCGATCCGGGACGCCCCCGCCGAGCTGTCTCCCCTCGAAGCGGTACGTGAGGCCATGGCCGGCGAGCTGGCCGACCTCGAACGACAGCACGAGTTCTGGAGCCTGCGCGCCAAGGTCCTGCAGAAGTCCCCGCATCTGCTCGCCCGGGGCCTCGGCCTGCACATGGCCGAGGAGCGCGACATGGCCCGGACGATCGCCTGCCGGCTCGGCCCCAGCGCCGGTACGGACATCACGGCCGGTACCGACACCTCGGCCGGTACGGAGGCGGGGACCCCTACCGGAGCGGGCGCCGAAGCCAAGCCCTGCGACGACGCCGACATCGAGCTCTACCCCAGGCTGCTCGCCGCCGTCGCCGGCACGGCCGTACGCGTCGCCATCGAGCACTGGTACGCCCACTCCCCGCCGCTGACGTTCCCCGACATCTTCCGGGACGTCTTCACGCACCTGTCCGCCGGGCTGCCCCAGCCGGCCCCACAGACCGACGACCGTCCGTCCGACGGCCGTTCCACGGAATCGTAA
- a CDS encoding MFS transporter, protein MPAAPMPGPESDSESQSGPETESEPEPVEGRRRRFLVAVLAFCGVVVAVMQTLVVPLLPHVPSLTGSSPAAASWLVTITLLTGAVFTPVLGRVGDMYGKRKVLIASLGVLVVGSVMCALSSQIGVLIAGRALQGAALAVVPLGISIMRDELPPARLLSSVALMSSTLGIGAAVGLPVAALVVQNFDWHTMFWASAVLGLVDIVLVLCCVPESPLRSRGRFDAIGTLGLSVILVSLLLAVTQGADWGWTSLPTVGLLVVALAVGLLWGAYELRTTSPMVDLRVSARPAVLLTNIAALLIGFAFYANSLVTAQMVQEPKSTGYGLGASIVVGGLCLLPGGLAMVALSPVSARISAKYGPKTALALAAGVMAVGYVVRFFTSHSLWPIIGGATVVAAGTAIAYSALPALVMRAVPAGETGAANGLNTLMRSVGQAFCSAVVAAVLANITFQAAGRTAPTLHAYLLVFLIAAGAAVVALAVTLCLPGRALAPKAGTVEKEHAASRRFAEEGA, encoded by the coding sequence ATGCCCGCAGCGCCCATGCCGGGGCCGGAATCGGATTCGGAGTCGCAGTCAGGGCCGGAGACGGAATCGGAGCCCGAGCCCGTGGAAGGGCGGCGCCGCCGCTTCCTCGTGGCCGTCCTCGCCTTCTGCGGTGTCGTGGTCGCCGTGATGCAGACCCTCGTCGTGCCCCTGCTGCCCCACGTCCCCTCCCTGACCGGGAGCTCACCGGCGGCGGCGAGCTGGCTCGTGACGATCACGCTGCTGACGGGCGCGGTCTTCACGCCCGTACTGGGCCGCGTCGGCGACATGTACGGCAAGCGCAAAGTCCTCATCGCCTCGCTCGGCGTGCTCGTCGTCGGGTCGGTCATGTGCGCCCTCAGCTCACAGATCGGGGTGCTGATCGCAGGACGGGCCCTCCAGGGCGCCGCGCTCGCCGTCGTACCGCTCGGCATCAGCATCATGCGCGACGAACTCCCGCCGGCGAGGCTGCTGTCCTCCGTCGCCCTCATGAGCTCGACCCTCGGCATCGGCGCGGCCGTCGGACTGCCGGTCGCCGCGCTCGTCGTCCAGAACTTCGACTGGCACACCATGTTCTGGGCCTCGGCCGTCCTCGGGCTGGTGGACATCGTGCTCGTCCTGTGCTGTGTCCCGGAGTCGCCCCTGCGCTCCCGGGGCCGGTTCGACGCCATCGGCACGCTCGGCCTCTCCGTCATCCTCGTCAGTCTGCTGCTCGCCGTCACCCAGGGCGCGGACTGGGGCTGGACCTCCCTGCCTACGGTCGGCCTGCTCGTGGTCGCGCTCGCCGTGGGCCTGCTCTGGGGCGCGTACGAGCTGCGCACCACGTCCCCCATGGTCGACCTGCGGGTGTCCGCGCGCCCCGCCGTACTGCTGACGAACATCGCCGCCCTGCTCATTGGCTTCGCCTTCTACGCGAACTCCCTGGTCACCGCCCAGATGGTGCAGGAGCCCAAGAGCACCGGCTACGGCCTCGGGGCGTCGATAGTCGTCGGCGGACTCTGTCTGCTGCCCGGTGGTCTCGCGATGGTGGCGCTGTCGCCGGTCTCGGCCCGGATCTCCGCGAAGTACGGCCCCAAGACAGCTCTGGCGCTCGCCGCCGGCGTGATGGCCGTCGGATACGTGGTGCGGTTCTTCACCAGCCACAGCTTGTGGCCGATCATCGGCGGCGCGACCGTCGTGGCGGCGGGCACCGCCATCGCCTACTCGGCCCTGCCCGCCCTCGTCATGCGCGCGGTGCCGGCGGGGGAGACCGGCGCGGCCAACGGCCTCAACACCCTGATGCGGTCCGTCGGACAGGCCTTCTGCAGCGCGGTGGTCGCCGCCGTACTCGCGAACATCACCTTCCAGGCCGCGGGCCGCACCGCACCCACCCTCCACGCCTATCTGCTGGTCTTCCTCATCGCCGCGGGCGCGGCCGTCGTCGCCCTGGCGGTCACCCTCTGTCTGCCGGGCCGCGCCCTGGCGCCCAAGGCGGGTACGGTCGAGAAAGAGCACGCAGCAAGCCGCAGGTTCGCCGAGGAGGGCGCATGA
- a CDS encoding cytochrome P450, with protein MSTGTSSPTGQDTPAPRLSATPVPGPRQLPLIGNLPAFSRDPLGFFAKLRGHGDVVSWRLGPQRALFLSQPEHIGELLTGVETDYRHPELGWAFKLVLGEGVVTSEGAAWRRKRALVQPVVRPRQVRAYAETMVDCASSLADTWQPGSHIDVRRDMLGLTQRIAVRTLFGTDTAGRESTIGPAMDIAQAAIGAEFRGLTLFLPPWVPTPGRQRLKKAVAVIDSEVSRVTEERHRNGADRDDLLSRLLAARDEQGDRLTDKEIRDEAVTLYIGGHETTGTTLTWAWYLLSRNPEARRRLADELATVLGGRTPGFDDFKELRWTEQIIRETLRLYPPVWLMTGIAKEGSTLGGRAVSEGTVLWASQWSAQRDERWFAEPDAFRPERWDEGATPVPDHAWFPFGGGARACLGARFATVEAVLVLATLAQRFRLDLDPGEIPPRTGLTLQPGRPVRATLRSA; from the coding sequence ATGAGTACCGGTACGTCTTCCCCGACCGGCCAGGACACGCCCGCGCCGCGCCTGTCCGCCACGCCGGTGCCCGGCCCCAGGCAGCTGCCGCTGATCGGCAATCTGCCGGCCTTCTCTCGCGACCCGCTCGGCTTCTTCGCCAAGCTGCGCGGCCACGGCGACGTCGTCTCCTGGCGGCTCGGTCCGCAGCGCGCGCTGTTCCTGTCGCAGCCCGAGCACATCGGGGAACTGCTCACCGGGGTCGAGACGGACTACCGCCACCCCGAACTCGGCTGGGCCTTCAAGCTGGTGCTCGGCGAGGGCGTCGTCACCTCCGAGGGCGCCGCGTGGCGCCGTAAGCGCGCGCTGGTCCAGCCGGTGGTCCGGCCCCGGCAGGTGCGGGCCTATGCGGAGACCATGGTCGACTGCGCGTCCTCGCTGGCCGACACCTGGCAGCCGGGCAGCCACATCGACGTACGGCGGGACATGCTGGGCCTGACGCAGCGCATCGCCGTACGGACCCTCTTCGGCACGGACACGGCGGGCCGTGAGAGCACGATCGGACCGGCCATGGACATCGCGCAGGCGGCCATCGGCGCGGAGTTCCGGGGTCTCACGCTCTTTCTGCCGCCGTGGGTCCCGACGCCCGGACGGCAGCGGCTCAAGAAGGCCGTCGCGGTCATCGACAGCGAGGTGAGCCGGGTGACCGAGGAGCGGCACCGCAACGGCGCGGACCGCGACGACCTCCTGAGCAGGCTGCTCGCCGCCCGCGACGAACAGGGCGACCGGCTGACGGACAAAGAGATCCGGGACGAGGCCGTCACGCTCTACATCGGCGGCCACGAGACGACCGGTACGACGCTGACCTGGGCCTGGTACCTGCTCTCGCGCAATCCGGAGGCGCGGCGGCGTCTCGCCGACGAGCTGGCCACCGTTCTCGGCGGCCGTACGCCCGGCTTCGACGACTTCAAGGAGTTGCGCTGGACGGAGCAGATCATCAGGGAGACGCTGCGGCTCTATCCGCCCGTGTGGTTGATGACGGGCATCGCGAAGGAGGGCTCGACGCTGGGCGGGCGGGCGGTCTCGGAGGGGACGGTGCTCTGGGCGAGTCAGTGGAGCGCGCAGCGCGACGAGCGCTGGTTCGCCGAGCCGGACGCGTTCCGGCCCGAGCGGTGGGACGAGGGGGCGACGCCGGTGCCGGACCACGCGTGGTTCCCGTTCGGGGGTGGCGCCAGGGCCTGTCTCGGCGCCCGCTTCGCGACGGTCGAGGCGGTGCTGGTGCTTGCCACGCTCGCGCAGCGGTTCCGGCTTGACCTGGACCCGGGTGAGATCCCGCCCAGGACGGGCCTCACGCTCCAGCCGGGGCGCCCGGTGCGGGCGACGCTGCGGAGCGCCTGA